One Paenibacillus riograndensis SBR5 DNA segment encodes these proteins:
- a CDS encoding PRD domain-containing protein codes for MARENEQFEVLRVIGNNVVMVQGGRKGKEYVIIGKGIGFAVKDTGFIDANDQRIEKLFRLEDRDEWSQYQILLEDIDPKVMKITDDIIADIAHEFSGKLNDKIYLALPSHIQFTIYRLRGGMDIVNPFLQETKMSFPKEFEIAYRAAEKISAEFNVQIPEDEVGFLTYHVYSAVSNVPVGQLVKASNIVSELLDMIREERKVTFVYGSMNHIRLMIHLRFSIERILQGSLIDNPFVKHIQKEYKEEYKLAQKLGKVMQNSLGTEVPEEEICFLAMHLRRLFQTLDQQHKQKQ; via the coding sequence TTGGCGAGGGAAAACGAGCAGTTCGAGGTACTGCGGGTAATCGGAAACAACGTGGTAATGGTTCAAGGGGGAAGAAAAGGCAAGGAATATGTAATCATCGGCAAGGGTATCGGATTTGCGGTCAAAGATACGGGATTCATCGATGCAAATGACCAGCGGATTGAGAAATTGTTCCGGCTGGAGGACCGTGACGAATGGAGTCAATATCAGATTTTGCTCGAAGATATTGATCCCAAGGTAATGAAGATTACAGATGATATTATTGCGGATATTGCTCATGAATTTTCCGGCAAGTTGAACGACAAAATCTATTTGGCGCTCCCCAGCCATATTCAGTTCACCATCTACCGTCTGCGGGGCGGTATGGATATTGTCAACCCGTTCCTTCAGGAGACTAAAATGTCATTTCCGAAGGAATTTGAGATCGCTTACAGGGCAGCGGAGAAAATCAGTGCAGAGTTCAATGTTCAGATTCCTGAAGATGAAGTGGGCTTTCTGACCTATCACGTGTATTCTGCTGTCAGCAATGTGCCGGTAGGCCAGCTGGTCAAAGCCTCGAATATTGTCAGTGAACTGCTCGACATGATCCGCGAGGAACGAAAGGTAACCTTTGTTTACGGGAGTATGAACCATATCCGGCTGATGATCCATCTGAGATTTTCCATTGAGCGGATTCTGCAGGGTTCACTCATCGACAATCCGTTCGTGAAACATATTCAGAAAGAATACAAAGAGGAATACAAGCTGGCCCAAAAACTGGGCAAGGTCATGCAAAATTCGCTGGGCACAGAGGTCCCGGAAGAAGAAATCTGCTTCCTCGCCATGCATTTGCGCCGTTTGTTTCAGACTCTGGATCAGCAGCATAAACAGAAACAGTAA
- a CDS encoding PTS sugar transporter subunit IIA: MMFSKWKSKKEAQPSKITTLEILAPVSGQAVSLTGVPDETFSGGHMGQGIAIEPSEGKLIAPFDGKIAHVVKSSHAVIIEHSSGLQLLLHIGMDTVSLKGSGFISHIASGDEVKAGQTLIEFDIASIQAAGYQTITPVIVTRNGEADPEVVCRYGSVTAGKDIILTVASRQ, encoded by the coding sequence ATGATGTTTTCCAAATGGAAGTCCAAAAAAGAAGCACAACCGTCAAAGATAACTACCCTGGAGATTTTGGCACCGGTCAGCGGGCAGGCCGTTTCCTTAACCGGAGTGCCGGATGAAACGTTCTCAGGCGGGCATATGGGGCAGGGAATCGCTATAGAACCTAGCGAGGGGAAACTAATCGCCCCTTTTGACGGAAAGATCGCCCATGTGGTCAAATCCAGTCATGCCGTAATCATTGAGCATTCTTCCGGACTGCAGCTGCTGCTGCATATCGGAATGGATACCGTAAGCCTGAAAGGCAGCGGTTTTATCAGCCATATCGCCAGCGGGGATGAAGTGAAAGCAGGACAGACGCTGATTGAGTTCGATATCGCATCGATACAGGCAGCCGGTTATCAGACGATTACGCCGGTCATTGTGACACGCAACGGTGAAGCTGACCCCGAAGTGGTTTGCCGCTATGGTTCGGTAACCGCCGGCAAAGACATTATTCTAACTGTGGCATCCAGGCAATAA
- a CDS encoding PTS transporter subunit EIIC, with product MLAFLQKLGKSLMLPVATLPAAAILQGFALINYEKDFHLGAIGRFINTYIAPFLNAGAGAIFGNLALIFAIGVAIGFAGDAVAALSALIAYQILDSILKVIPAQMPFIGDDVKLNMGVLGGIFVGAWAAFLYKKYHNIKMPDWLGFFAGKRFVPIITAVTTIVLSVLVGMIWSPIQDVISDFGTWVVGLGGVGAFIFGTANRLLIPFGLHHVINAIAWFQIGDFTNAAGEVVHGDLWRFFAGDKSAGMFMTGFFPIMMFALPGAALAFIHTAKPEKRKMVASIFIGSAIASFLTGITEPLEFSFMFIAPVLYLVHALLTGFAGFLMYVLDVKLGFGFSAGLIDYLLNMKLSTNAWVLIPVGLGFFVLYYVLFRFIITKFNLKTPGREDDTEDEALEADVSGAKISASSRAVKILENVGGPSNIRNIDACITRLRLIVNDEKAVKDAALKQLGASGVMRLGQGAVQIVFGPQSEQIKEDINKLL from the coding sequence ATGTTGGCTTTTCTGCAAAAATTGGGCAAGTCACTGATGCTTCCGGTAGCTACACTGCCGGCGGCGGCAATTTTGCAAGGGTTCGCACTTATTAATTATGAAAAGGATTTCCACTTGGGGGCAATAGGCAGGTTCATTAACACCTACATTGCACCTTTCCTGAATGCAGGCGCCGGAGCAATTTTTGGCAATCTGGCATTGATTTTTGCCATCGGGGTTGCGATCGGATTTGCCGGTGATGCGGTTGCGGCGCTGTCCGCTCTGATTGCCTACCAGATTCTCGACAGTATCCTCAAGGTCATTCCTGCACAAATGCCTTTCATCGGCGATGATGTCAAGCTGAACATGGGTGTTCTTGGAGGGATCTTTGTGGGAGCGTGGGCTGCCTTCCTCTATAAGAAATACCATAATATAAAAATGCCGGATTGGCTGGGCTTTTTCGCCGGCAAACGGTTTGTTCCGATCATTACAGCGGTAACTACAATAGTATTGTCTGTTCTCGTTGGAATGATCTGGAGTCCAATTCAAGATGTGATTAGTGATTTTGGTACTTGGGTGGTTGGACTTGGCGGTGTCGGCGCATTTATTTTCGGGACAGCGAACCGTCTGCTCATTCCTTTTGGCCTCCATCATGTTATCAACGCCATTGCCTGGTTCCAAATCGGTGATTTCACGAACGCTGCCGGAGAAGTGGTGCATGGGGACTTGTGGCGCTTCTTCGCTGGAGATAAATCGGCCGGAATGTTCATGACAGGCTTCTTCCCGATTATGATGTTTGCATTGCCGGGAGCAGCACTTGCATTTATTCATACGGCTAAACCGGAAAAACGCAAAATGGTCGCATCTATCTTTATTGGTTCCGCGATTGCGTCCTTCTTAACCGGGATTACAGAACCGCTCGAATTCTCCTTCATGTTCATTGCACCTGTACTATATCTGGTTCATGCTCTGCTTACCGGCTTCGCCGGGTTCCTGATGTATGTGCTCGATGTAAAGCTGGGCTTCGGATTCTCTGCGGGACTCATCGATTATCTGCTGAATATGAAGCTGTCTACGAATGCGTGGGTTCTGATCCCTGTGGGTCTTGGATTCTTTGTCCTCTACTATGTGCTGTTCCGGTTTATCATCACCAAGTTCAACCTGAAAACACCTGGACGTGAGGATGACACGGAGGACGAAGCGCTGGAAGCTGATGTGAGCGGTGCGAAAATTTCGGCATCCTCCAGAGCGGTTAAAATTCTGGAGAATGTGGGCGGCCCGTCAAATATCCGCAACATCGATGCTTGCATTACTCGTCTGAGGCTGATTGTGAATGACGAGAAAGCGGTCAAGGACGCTGCGCTGAAGCAGTTGGGAGCTTCGGGAGTCATGAGATTGGGCCAGGGTGCGGTACAGATCGTATTCGGGCCGCAATCAGAACAGATCAAGGAAGATATCAATAAGCTTCTATAA
- a CDS encoding sigma-70 family RNA polymerase sigma factor, with product MEIPESDKFRTVFYEHYPVVRRKLAALVRDEAAADDLAQDVFLRLYRNPPDDPNALGAWLHRVLTRIGYDYLTQKARERRLQNKQELLVSAEAGPPSGEEAVLSKLDQEDVRTWLDGLPERDRQALLLRYSGYSYTEIAGQIGVNPPVVGTLLNRATHKLKQQAVNSYPQTD from the coding sequence ATGGAAATTCCGGAATCTGATAAGTTTCGAACCGTATTTTATGAACACTATCCGGTGGTGCGGCGCAAGCTCGCAGCTCTGGTCCGCGACGAAGCGGCAGCAGACGATTTAGCCCAGGATGTGTTTCTTAGACTATACCGCAATCCGCCGGATGACCCGAACGCGCTGGGCGCTTGGCTTCATAGAGTGCTGACCCGGATCGGATATGATTATTTAACCCAAAAAGCGAGGGAGCGGCGTCTCCAGAATAAGCAGGAGTTGCTGGTCAGCGCAGAGGCAGGCCCCCCTTCCGGTGAAGAGGCCGTGCTCAGCAAGCTGGACCAGGAGGATGTGCGGACTTGGCTGGACGGCCTGCCCGAGAGAGACAGGCAAGCACTGCTGCTGCGCTATTCGGGCTACAGCTACACTGAAATTGCCGGCCAAATCGGGGTAAACCCGCCGGTTGTCGGAACACTGCTGAACCGGGCTACCCATAAGCTGAAGCAGCAGGCGGTAAATTCATACCCTCAGACAGATTAA
- a CDS encoding ABC transporter ATP-binding protein — translation MNVPAIEAQLLTKEYSNGRGCRDVSITVEKGEAFGFLGPNGAGKSTIVKMLAGLIRPTSGSAALFGHPVGTLAAKAKIGYLPELYRYQEWLTGEEVVRLHARLCGIDKSVADRRIPELLKEVGIGLRGRDRVKHYSKGMQQRLGLACALVNEPELVFLDEPSSALDPIGRMEVRTILERLKQRGITIFLNSHLLEDVEVLCDRMALLNNGEILRHGKVTDILNKRTSWHFKVGGYSPFLLSWLIELTGLQIRQAVGDEDHQKGGGAVPSSVEGSTVWLEAEVESEEQVGWLNTLIIEQGMTLYEVARKKERLEEWFLDAVSGLNQRGERE, via the coding sequence ATGAATGTACCCGCAATTGAAGCACAATTACTGACTAAAGAATACAGTAACGGACGCGGCTGCCGGGATGTATCAATTACTGTTGAGAAAGGGGAAGCCTTTGGCTTCCTCGGTCCCAACGGCGCCGGTAAAAGCACCATTGTCAAAATGCTGGCGGGCCTGATCCGTCCTACCAGCGGGAGCGCGGCTCTGTTCGGGCATCCGGTCGGAACACTTGCAGCCAAGGCAAAGATTGGTTATCTGCCCGAGCTGTACCGGTATCAGGAATGGCTGACCGGAGAAGAGGTAGTCAGGCTCCATGCCCGCTTATGCGGTATCGATAAGTCTGTGGCAGACCGAAGGATACCGGAGCTGCTGAAGGAGGTAGGGATAGGATTGCGGGGACGTGACCGCGTGAAGCATTACTCCAAGGGGATGCAACAGCGGCTGGGTCTAGCCTGTGCACTTGTAAACGAACCGGAGCTCGTTTTTCTGGATGAACCTTCATCGGCACTTGACCCTATCGGCCGTATGGAAGTGCGGACTATACTGGAAAGGCTGAAGCAGCGGGGCATCACCATCTTTCTCAACTCTCACCTGCTTGAGGATGTTGAGGTGCTGTGCGACCGGATGGCGCTGCTGAATAACGGCGAGATCCTGCGGCACGGCAAAGTTACAGATATCTTAAACAAGCGAACTAGCTGGCATTTTAAAGTGGGCGGCTATTCGCCTTTTTTGCTGTCCTGGCTTATAGAGCTTACGGGGCTCCAGATCAGACAGGCGGTGGGGGACGAAGATCACCAAAAGGGCGGCGGAGCTGTGCCTTCGTCTGTTGAAGGCAGCACGGTATGGCTGGAGGCGGAAGTCGAGAGTGAGGAGCAAGTAGGCTGGCTGAATACCCTAATCATCGAGCAAGGCATGACCTTGTATGAGGTTGCCCGTAAAAAAGAACGGCTGGAAGAATGGTTCCTGGATGCCGTGTCCGGGCTCAACCAGAGGGGGGAGCGGGAATGA
- a CDS encoding ABC transporter permease codes for MRIILGMTWKELLRKKVMLMTLIMTAVFLLAFWFVAATVGSSGSTQVSSIANGGNLIESFSTGAVVVSMGFFFGAFVIAFLAIFSSFSSIAGEEEQGVMQALLPRPLPRWKWYLGRWLGYVTFGILYALLLFTAILLIADAHASIPRDGEALVIAYLLFASVVPLLISLSMLGSGLFSSVGNGVFMTMLYGAGWLGGMIDKLSGQLGLKEEALNTLNNLTGIMSLLMPADGLQRKMTAELFSLEDMGGMVDMNFSSFSFIDIKSVPSNSFLIYAALYMVAVFAIGLLRFQRKDL; via the coding sequence ATGAGAATCATACTAGGAATGACCTGGAAGGAACTGCTGAGGAAAAAGGTAATGCTTATGACTCTGATCATGACTGCCGTATTTCTGCTCGCATTCTGGTTTGTTGCGGCAACCGTGGGAAGCAGCGGGTCTACCCAGGTATCAAGCATCGCAAATGGGGGGAACCTGATCGAAAGTTTTTCGACCGGAGCTGTCGTTGTGTCCATGGGATTTTTCTTCGGGGCTTTTGTCATCGCCTTTCTGGCTATATTCAGTTCCTTCTCTTCTATTGCAGGGGAAGAGGAGCAGGGTGTCATGCAAGCTTTGCTGCCCCGGCCGCTGCCGCGCTGGAAATGGTATCTCGGCCGCTGGCTCGGCTACGTCACATTTGGGATTCTTTATGCGCTGCTTCTGTTTACTGCGATTCTGCTGATCGCGGATGCCCATGCGTCCATACCGCGGGACGGGGAGGCGCTTGTAATAGCATACCTGCTCTTTGCCTCTGTAGTCCCGCTGCTGATCAGTTTATCCATGCTGGGTTCCGGGTTGTTCTCGTCAGTGGGCAACGGTGTCTTCATGACCATGCTCTATGGAGCGGGCTGGCTCGGGGGAATGATCGACAAGCTGAGCGGTCAGCTTGGGTTGAAGGAAGAGGCGCTAAATACACTGAATAATCTCACAGGGATTATGTCTCTGCTCATGCCGGCGGATGGCCTGCAGCGCAAAATGACAGCGGAGCTGTTCAGTCTGGAAGATATGGGCGGCATGGTTGATATGAATTTCAGCTCTTTCTCGTTCATAGACATCAAGTCCGTTCCTTCGAATTCATTTCTAATTTATGCCGCTCTGTATATGGTTGCGGTGTTTGCAATCGGATTGCTGCGGTTTCAGCGTAAGGATTTGTAG
- a CDS encoding winged helix-turn-helix transcriptional regulator, with amino-acid sequence MDDFEMCPRFEKAVDMLSKRWVALIVFVLMKGPRRFGEIESCLSNLSGKVLSDRLKEMENEGIIERTVYPEMPVRIEYSLTSKGNALAPILGEIGNWSTDWIEIGAGK; translated from the coding sequence ATGGATGATTTCGAAATGTGCCCACGCTTTGAAAAAGCAGTTGATATGCTCAGTAAACGTTGGGTTGCGCTAATCGTATTTGTTCTGATGAAGGGTCCCCGCCGTTTTGGTGAAATTGAGAGCTGCCTTTCCAATCTGAGCGGCAAAGTGCTGTCGGACCGCTTGAAGGAAATGGAGAACGAAGGCATCATCGAGCGCACGGTGTATCCTGAGATGCCTGTCCGGATCGAGTACTCGTTGACCAGCAAAGGAAATGCCCTGGCTCCTATCCTTGGAGAGATTGGCAACTGGTCTACCGATTGGATCGAGATCGGCGCAGGCAAATGA
- a CDS encoding GTP cyclohydrolase II: protein MIKPDILSILQNKIKRITMDDSTNILVGPITLPVNLDGETVTFKWYSWLKATDEELQGGDSKEATELLISRLSSMNLAEGQQSSVLVYGDFADSDEALIRMHSICHTGDIFGSKRCDCGFQLRQSMKMIAQHGSGALFYLANHEGRGIGLFSKAMAYILQEEGYDTVEANLELGFADDSRDYRDAISVLQHLRSKPVTLITNNPKKMEALKAAGMNTGKRIPLWGDVSVFNEKYLRTKVSRSGHLEAVPDADFFEGRVAK, encoded by the coding sequence ATGATCAAACCAGATATCTTATCTATATTACAGAATAAAATCAAACGGATTACCATGGACGATTCCACCAATATACTTGTAGGCCCCATCACACTGCCGGTGAACCTGGACGGGGAGACGGTTACCTTCAAGTGGTACAGCTGGCTGAAAGCCACTGATGAGGAATTGCAGGGCGGGGACAGCAAAGAAGCGACGGAATTGCTGATTTCCCGGCTATCCTCGATGAATCTGGCCGAAGGGCAGCAATCGAGCGTCCTGGTCTATGGAGATTTTGCAGATTCGGATGAAGCGCTGATCCGGATGCACAGCATCTGCCATACCGGGGATATCTTCGGCAGCAAACGCTGCGATTGCGGCTTCCAGCTTCGCCAGTCCATGAAGATGATTGCACAGCACGGATCGGGTGCGCTGTTCTATCTGGCCAACCATGAAGGAAGAGGCATTGGCCTGTTCAGCAAGGCTATGGCATACATTCTTCAGGAAGAAGGGTATGATACTGTGGAAGCCAATCTGGAGCTGGGCTTTGCCGATGATTCCAGAGATTACAGAGATGCGATCAGCGTCCTGCAGCATTTGCGCAGCAAGCCGGTGACTCTGATTACAAATAATCCGAAGAAGATGGAAGCCCTGAAGGCAGCCGGAATGAATACCGGCAAGAGAATACCTCTGTGGGGCGACGTTTCAGTCTTCAATGAGAAGTACTTACGGACGAAGGTGAGCCGTTCCGGCCATCTGGAGGCGGTACCGGACGCTGATTTTTTTGAGGGACGAGTAGCCAAATAA
- a CDS encoding ABC transporter ATP-binding protein, with protein sequence MNAIQVQDLRKTFKVQKNREGLKGAFADLFKRQYSEVTAVKDISFSIPQGEICGYIGENGAGKSTTIKMLTGILVPTSGTLSVGGYVPYEEREKFVRNIGVVFGQRSQLWWDIGVIESFQLLRKVYRVPEQEFKKRLDELVERLELQDLLNRPVRKLSLGQRMRCELVAALLHNPSILFLDEPTIGLDIVVKSEIRQFLKDMNREHGTTILLTTHDLQDIEALCSRVIMLDDGRIIYDGGLEDLKQRWGTGREVEFQFGTATKLQQLMQWTEGMPVTWSSENDLGAKVWIPLELNVSDVLGLVVGQADITDIKIIETNTDDIVRSIYQSGSAEKPEDKILALQDEKEVIHV encoded by the coding sequence ATGAATGCGATACAAGTGCAGGACTTGCGCAAAACCTTCAAAGTCCAAAAAAACCGCGAGGGCCTCAAAGGGGCCTTCGCTGATTTGTTTAAACGGCAATATTCCGAGGTCACGGCGGTAAAGGATATTTCCTTCAGCATTCCCCAAGGTGAGATTTGCGGTTATATCGGGGAGAATGGTGCGGGTAAATCGACGACGATCAAGATGCTCACAGGCATTCTTGTTCCTACTTCGGGTACCCTCTCAGTCGGTGGTTATGTACCTTATGAGGAACGCGAGAAATTTGTGCGGAATATCGGCGTCGTGTTCGGGCAGCGCAGCCAGCTATGGTGGGATATCGGCGTTATTGAATCCTTTCAGCTGCTGCGCAAGGTGTACCGGGTGCCGGAGCAGGAATTCAAAAAACGGCTGGACGAGCTGGTGGAGCGGCTGGAGCTGCAGGATCTGCTGAACCGCCCGGTCCGCAAGCTCAGCCTTGGACAGCGGATGCGGTGTGAGCTGGTAGCCGCGCTTTTGCATAATCCGTCCATCCTGTTTCTGGATGAGCCTACAATTGGGCTCGACATTGTGGTTAAATCTGAAATCCGCCAGTTCCTTAAGGATATGAACCGTGAGCACGGAACAACTATTTTGCTGACCACTCATGATCTTCAGGATATTGAAGCGCTCTGTTCACGGGTGATTATGCTTGACGATGGGCGCATCATTTATGATGGCGGCCTGGAGGATCTGAAGCAGCGCTGGGGAACCGGCCGTGAGGTGGAGTTCCAATTCGGGACAGCCACGAAGCTGCAGCAGCTTATGCAGTGGACGGAAGGAATGCCGGTGACCTGGTCCTCAGAGAATGATCTGGGTGCAAAGGTCTGGATTCCGCTGGAGCTGAATGTTTCCGATGTGCTTGGACTGGTTGTGGGACAAGCGGACATTACCGATATCAAAATTATTGAAACCAATACGGATGATATTGTCCGCAGTATTTATCAATCAGGCTCAGCCGAGAAACCGGAAGATAAGATTCTTGCGCTGCAGGATGAGAAAGAGGTCATCCATGTCTGA
- a CDS encoding ABC transporter permease, which yields MLGAYFDFIRIRFLTMLAYRVNYYSGILIYTLNIGVNYFTWRAIYGDGESLGGFTGAQMTTYVAVSWMARAFYFNNLDREISTDIRDGSIAIQFIRPYNYVLVKMMQGLGEGLFRFMMLMIPGMVIAILLFPVQLPTDLSAWAGFLVMLFFSFLISSQINIITGLSAFFVENNEGMMRMKRVVVDLFSGLIVPISLFPGWLSSVLEVLPFQAITYLPGSVFTGRVQGVGIWNVLGIQIIWFVVLLIPIVWLYHAARQRLFVQGG from the coding sequence CTGCTCGGCGCTTATTTCGATTTTATCCGTATCCGTTTTTTAACTATGCTGGCTTACCGCGTCAATTATTATTCCGGCATACTGATCTATACGCTGAATATCGGCGTGAATTATTTCACCTGGAGAGCCATTTACGGCGATGGTGAGTCCCTGGGCGGCTTTACAGGTGCACAGATGACGACATATGTTGCGGTATCCTGGATGGCACGCGCTTTTTATTTCAACAACCTGGACCGGGAGATTTCCACGGATATAAGAGACGGAAGCATCGCGATCCAGTTCATTAGACCCTACAACTACGTACTGGTCAAAATGATGCAGGGACTTGGCGAAGGCCTGTTCCGCTTCATGATGCTGATGATCCCGGGCATGGTGATTGCCATTCTGCTGTTTCCGGTGCAGCTGCCGACAGATTTGTCTGCATGGGCAGGGTTTCTTGTCATGCTTTTCTTCAGCTTCCTGATCAGTTCACAGATAAATATCATTACGGGATTATCGGCGTTTTTCGTCGAGAATAACGAGGGCATGATGCGTATGAAGCGTGTCGTGGTTGACCTGTTCTCCGGCCTGATCGTGCCGATCAGCCTGTTCCCGGGCTGGCTGTCCTCTGTCCTCGAAGTTCTGCCCTTTCAAGCCATCACCTATCTGCCGGGCTCTGTATTTACGGGACGGGTGCAGGGAGTGGGCATTTGGAATGTGCTGGGTATCCAGATCATCTGGTTCGTAGTGCTGCTGATTCCCATTGTCTGGCTATATCATGCGGCGCGTCAGCGGCTGTTCGTGCAGGGAGGGTGA
- a CDS encoding ABC transporter permease has product MKTRLTYRADFWVEVVSDLLFQATNFIFILVIFMHTESLGGWSQNEVVFVYGFFMVPFGVFSCFVNMWGFSERYIVKGEMDRILTRPAHNLFQIFLENVDPPALVGSVIGLIIMGISGSNLGLPFEWWTIPMVIILTLSAVAIYTGIYTTLTSLSFYSDAPTGILPLMYNIQNYGRYPVTIYNRAIQVLLTWIIPFAFVGIYPAAMFLHREEMQGMALLTPVVGAIFLGIGLLSWNYGVKRYKGAGS; this is encoded by the coding sequence ATGAAGACACGTCTGACGTACCGCGCCGATTTTTGGGTGGAGGTGGTGTCGGATTTGCTGTTTCAAGCGACCAACTTCATTTTTATTCTGGTCATCTTCATGCATACCGAGAGCCTTGGCGGGTGGAGCCAGAATGAAGTTGTGTTCGTATACGGCTTTTTCATGGTGCCTTTTGGCGTCTTCAGCTGCTTCGTGAACATGTGGGGCTTCAGCGAGCGCTATATTGTCAAGGGTGAAATGGACCGCATCCTGACCCGTCCGGCGCATAACCTGTTCCAGATTTTCCTCGAAAATGTGGACCCTCCGGCACTGGTCGGCTCGGTTATCGGACTGATTATCATGGGGATCAGCGGCAGCAATCTGGGACTGCCCTTTGAATGGTGGACGATTCCGATGGTGATTATTTTGACGCTCAGCGCAGTTGCCATTTACACGGGGATTTATACGACTCTGACTTCATTGTCGTTTTATTCGGATGCACCAACCGGCATTTTGCCGCTGATGTATAACATTCAGAACTACGGCCGTTATCCGGTCACGATCTATAACCGGGCAATACAGGTATTGCTTACCTGGATTATTCCGTTTGCTTTTGTCGGGATATATCCGGCAGCAATGTTTCTTCACAGGGAGGAGATGCAGGGCATGGCGCTGCTGACTCCGGTGGTGGGGGCGATATTCCTGGGGATTGGACTGCTGTCCTGGAATTACGGTGTCAAAAGATATAAGGGAGCCGGCTCATAA
- a CDS encoding ROK family protein — translation MKTYTIGVDLGGTNIKAALFDASFNAIGEISLSTEAAKGPAHVLSRIRLAVQQLTEDKGIPLQSITCMGLGIPGLLDPEEGMSLFSPNFPGWEHIHIVNEMKLYYDFPIFIDNDVRVNLYGEWQYGAARGYKNVVLLTLGTGLGSGIVSDGKVVYGTTFSAGEIGHMNMFRRGRPCRCGSSGCLGRYVSAVGMVNTFTEKLAEGRPSIIQAWTNGNNGQITAQMISEAYDLEDPLAAEVMHETGVLLGFGLANVINLLNPEVIVVGGGMSAAGERLLHSVRETVKDHALKLSGSKCSIVQAELGSRAGTLGAAVYAHRRLQTKKH, via the coding sequence ATGAAAACGTATACCATCGGTGTCGATTTAGGCGGAACCAATATCAAAGCGGCATTGTTTGATGCCAGCTTTAATGCAATCGGAGAAATCTCCTTATCTACGGAAGCAGCTAAAGGCCCGGCACATGTGCTGTCGCGAATCCGGCTGGCTGTACAGCAATTGACAGAAGACAAAGGGATCCCCCTTCAGAGCATAACCTGCATGGGGCTGGGCATTCCGGGTCTGCTTGATCCCGAGGAAGGAATGTCCCTGTTTTCACCCAACTTTCCGGGCTGGGAACACATACATATCGTGAATGAAATGAAGCTTTATTACGATTTCCCTATTTTTATTGATAATGATGTCAGGGTAAATCTGTATGGAGAATGGCAGTATGGGGCAGCAAGAGGGTACAAAAATGTGGTTCTGCTGACTCTGGGAACGGGGCTGGGTTCTGGAATTGTGAGCGATGGTAAGGTAGTCTATGGAACCACGTTCAGTGCAGGGGAGATCGGCCATATGAACATGTTCAGACGAGGCCGTCCCTGCCGATGCGGCAGCTCGGGCTGTCTTGGAAGATACGTCTCGGCTGTCGGGATGGTGAACACCTTCACAGAAAAGCTGGCGGAAGGCAGGCCAAGCATCATTCAAGCCTGGACAAACGGTAACAATGGGCAGATAACCGCTCAAATGATCTCCGAAGCCTATGATCTTGAAGACCCGCTGGCTGCAGAGGTTATGCATGAGACCGGGGTCTTGCTGGGTTTTGGACTGGCGAATGTGATCAATCTGCTGAATCCGGAAGTCATTGTGGTTGGCGGAGGGATGTCTGCGGCCGGGGAACGGCTGCTGCACAGCGTCCGTGAAACGGTGAAGGACCATGCGCTGAAGCTGTCCGGGAGCAAGTGCAGTATTGTTCAGGCGGAGCTGGGGAGCCGGGCGGGTACGCTGGGTGCAGCGGTTTATGCGCACCGGCGGCTGCAAACGAAAAAACATTAA